The Juglans regia cultivar Chandler chromosome 2, Walnut 2.0, whole genome shotgun sequence genome includes a window with the following:
- the LOC108981381 gene encoding stemmadenine O-acetyltransferase-like, which yields MEGVKVNVKAREIIKPSSPTSQNLKIFKLSLLDQIAPPLYVPWIFYYKISSTGRKESNAIETQERINHLKQSLSQALTRISPLAGRVKDNLFIECNDEGADFSEAEVNCPLSEILRRPEVGVLDQLLPRDYRCSNPSMELMQLAVQVNIFSCEGMAIGICALHKLVDGATLSFFVNMWGAINASGGSAGDSFTPFFPGSQLFPPRDLSVPRFEIPKAKCITKRFLFPASKIAALKEIVLLANKTDIIFSPTRIEVVSALIWRCMMEVSRERSGCLSPSIMTHVVNLRPRNDPVPLPESASGNLSWLAIAPAPAPATEKSPIELQDLVKQIRNAIKTIDKDYAREMQGENGFSLMSECLRQVGDLVPEKVEVFRFISWAKFRLHEADFGWGKPIWVSTAGSAFKNTIVFIEKLTVGDDHDHGIEAWVSMDEQDMSIFEHNQDLCSFVSLH from the coding sequence ATGGAAGGGGTGAAGGTTAATGTAAAAGCCAGAGAGATCATCAAACCATCCTCACCAACATCCCAGAAcctcaaaatcttcaaactctCCCTCCTAGACCAGATTGCCCCTCCATTGTACGTTCCATGgattttttactataaaatatcCAGTACTGGCCGGAAAGAATCGAATGCCATCGAAACCCAGGAACGAATTAATCACCTAAAGCAATCCTTATCCCAGGCTTTAACTCGAATCTCTCCTCTTGCTGGAAGGGTCAAAGACAACCTTTTTATTGAATGTAACGATGAGGGTGCAGATTTTTCAGAAGCCGAAGTAAATTGCCCACTGTCGGAAATTCTCAGGCGACCGGAAGTTGGTGTTCTAGATCAACTCCTTCCTCGTGACTATCGTTGTAGTAATCCATCCATGGAATTAATGCAATTGGCCGTTCAAGTCAATATCTTTAGCTGTGAGGGAATGGCCATTGGTATCTGCGCGTTGCACAAGCTTGTTGATGGGGCCACGTTGTCTTTTTTTGTCAACATGTGGGGTGCCATTAATGCCAGTGGTGGTTCTGCCGGAGATTCTTTCACTCCATTTTTTCCGGGGTCACAACTCTTCCCACCAAGAGATTTATCAGTGCCAAGGTTTGAAATTCCAAAAGCCAAGTGCATTACAAAGAGATTTCTGTTCCCGGCCTCAAAGATTGCTGCACTGAAGGAAATAGTACTTCTTGCTAACAAAACTGATATAATTTTCAGTCCAACCCGAATTGAAGTGGTGTCTGCTCTAATATGGAGATGTATGATGGAAGTGTCTAGAGAAAGATCGGGGTGCTTAAGTCCGTCGATTATGACACATGTTGTGAATTTGCGTCCGAGAAATGATCCAGTACCCCTGCCAGAATCTGCTTCTGGGAATCTTTCCTGGCTGGCAATTGCACCGGCACCGGCACCAGCAACGGAAAAGAGCCCCATAGAGCTCCAGGACTTGGTGAAACAAATCAGAAATGCAATAAAGACAATAGACAAGGATTACGCGAGGGAGATGCAAGGTGAAAATGGATTTTCATTGATGAGTGAGTGTCTTAGACAAGTTGGAGATCTAGTACCCGAGAAGGTGGAAGTATTCAGGTTTATCAGTTGGGCAAAGTTCCGGCTACATGAAGCAGATTTTGGGTGGGGAAAGCCTATTTGGGTGAGTACAGCCGGATCGGCGTTCAAGAATACTATAGTATTCATCGAGAAATTAACGGTCGgggatgatcatgatcatggaaTTGAAGCATGGGTGAGCATGGATGAGCAAGATATGTCCATTTTCGAGCACAACCAAGACCTCTGCTCATTCGTTTCCCTCcattga